DNA sequence from the Brevundimonas sp. NIBR10 genome:
GTCTCGGGTCCGGGTTCCGGCCGTGAGTCCGCGCTCCGCGCCCTGCAGTCGGTCGGCCTGACCATCACCACGATCCGCGACGTCACGCCGATGCCGCACAACGGCTGCCGTCCGCCCAAGCGCCGTCGCGTCTAAGACACCCGCCTACGCCGACCCATCTTCCGCCGGCCCTGGACGCACCTGACGAGGAGCGAGGGGCCGGCGACCTCCGTACCCAAGGGACACCCATGATCGAACGTAACTGGCAAGAGCTGATCCGTCCCGAGAAGCCGCAGATCGAACTCGGCTCCGACGCCCAGCGCAAGGCGCGCCTTGTCGCCGAGCCCCTCGAACGCGGTTTCGGCGTCACGCTCGGCAACGCGCTGCGTCGCGTGCTTCTGTCTTCGCTGCAAGGCGCCGCAGTGACCGCCATCCAGATCGACGGCGTCGTGCATGAATTCTCGTCGCTGGAAGGCGTGCGCGAGGACGTCGTCGACATCGTGCTGAACATCAAGCAACTGGCGCTGCGCATGCACGCCGAGGGCCCCAAGCGCATGACCCTGCGTGCCACCGGCCCCGGGCCCGTGACCGCCGGCCAGATCGACGTGCCCGCCGACATCGAGGTTCTGAACCCCGACCACGTGATCTGCACGCTGGACGACGGTGCCTCGGTGCGCATGGAACTGACCGTCCAGAACGGCAAGGGCTATGTCGCGTCGGAGCATAACCGCCCCGAGGACGCGCCGATCGGCCTGATCGCCGTCGATGCCCTGTATTCGCCGGTCAAGCGCGTCGCCTATCGCGTCGAGCCGACCCGTCAGGGCCAGTCGCTGGACTATGACAAGCTGGTGCTGGAAGTCGAAACCAACGGTGCCGTTAGCCCTGTGGACGCCGTGGCCTACGCCTCGCGCATCCTGCAGGACCAGCTTCAGATCTTCATCACCTTCGACGAGCCGAAGAAGGCCGTGGAAGCCGTGGACGGCAAGCCCGACCTGCCGTTCAACCCGGCCCTGCTCAAGAAGGTGGACGAACTGGAACTGTCGGTCCGCTCGGCCAACTGCCTGAAGAACGACAACATCGTCTATATCGGCGACCTGATCCAGAAGACCGAGGGCGAAATGCTTCGCACCCCGAACTTCGGCCGCAAGTCGTTGAACGAGATCAAGGAAGTGCTGACCTCCATGGGTCTGTCGCTCGGCATGGACGTGCCGAACTGGCCCCCGGAAAACATCGAAGACCTGGCCAAGAAGTTCGACGACCAGATCTAGTTTCAACCCTCCGCCCGTCTCCGTTCTGGAGAATGTCGGGGCGGTTAGAATGAATGCGGTTCAGGGTCCTGTGAGAGGGAAACCGGAGCCGGAGTAGGAGAGACCCCGATGCGCCACGGCGCCGCCCACCGCAAACTCGGCCGCACGGCCAGCCACCGCACTGCCATGTTCGCGAACATGGCCGCGTCGCTGATCAAGCACGAGCAGATCACCACGACCCTGCCCAAGGCCAAGGAGCTGCGCCCCTTTGTCGAGAAGCTGGTCACGCTCGGCAAGAAGGGCGACCTTCATGCGCGTCGTCAGGCCATCAGCCACGTCCGTGACGTGACCCAGGTCGGCAAGTTGTTCGAGACGCTCGGCCCCCGCTACGCCGAACGCAACGGCGGCTATATCCGCATCATGAAGGCCGGCTTCCGCCACGGCGACAACGCCCCGATGGCCGTCATCGAGTTCGTCGACCGCGACGTCGACGCCAAGGGCCTGGACTCGGGCCCGGTCTACACGGCCGACGCCGACGAAGAATAGGGTTCAGCCTTCCAAGGCTGGACATCGAAAGGGCGGCCCGAGCGATCGGGCCGCCCTTTTTGGTTTGGGAGACAGCTCGAAGAGCGGTCCGGTTGTCAGCCCGACACGTAGCGCGGGTTAGCCTGCGCGCATTGTGGGTACGCTATGTCATATAGCCAGCCTTCATCTCGGCAGACGTAGCACTGCCCGCCCGGGCCTCGTCTGACTTGTACGTCTCCAACGATGGAGCTCGCCAAGCGCTCGCATTTTCGCTCGCGGGCGATGACCCAGCCTCCAATGGCCAAGCTAGCGATACCCACGACGATGACTGGCACGGCGACTCGCTTGGACTTCACTATTTCGGCCTCTTCTTAAGGGACCCAGCACCGGGTCGCAGATGGCGCTACTCCTTCGACAGGTCCTGGGTGCGGAACCAGGCGATGGCGCCGGCGAGCGGGATGAGGGTCCAGAGGGCGAGGCTGGTCAGGGCCTTGAGGATCAGGGCGTTGGCGGCGGGGTTCTCCGCGCCCTGCTGGATCGCGGCCTTGAGCGACTCGAAGGCGAGGCCGGGCAGCAGGAGGTGGGGAAGCCAGTCCTGGGGGTTCCAGCCGAGCAGGGCCAGGCCGGGGCCGCCGAACAGGGACTGGGCAAAACCCACGACCCAGGGCACGAACAGGGCAGCCAGCAGCGACCGTGTCAGGGTGGCGGTCAACAGGGCCAGCATGGCGTACTGGACGATCCGGACCCAGGACAACAGCAGCAGCAGGATGAACTGGCCGAGACCGGCGGCGTCCATGTCGAAGCCGAGGGGGCGGGCGAAGATCACGGCCTGGGACACCGAGTGCAGCAGGCTGGCCAGCAGGAAGGCGATCATGCCGGACAGGGCCAGCAGCTTGAACACCACCACCTTGCCGAGGATCAGGTTGGTGCGGCTGTTGCGGGCGCTGATCAGCCGCCAGGTTTCCCAGCGGTAGTCGCCCGCGTACAGGGTCGCCGCCCCGATCAGCATGAAGACCAGGATGGCCCCGTTGGCCCCCATGCCGGCACCGGTCATAAGGCCGTCGGCCAGGTTGACGGGCTGCTGGCCCATCCGCTCGGCGATGCCGGGCGGCAGCTCGGGCACCTTGGACTTGGTGATGACGTGGTAGGCGATGCCGCCGAGGAAGAAGAGGATCGGGACGAACAGCACGCTCCAGAACACGGTCATCCGGTTCCGGGTCAGGCGGTAGGCCTCGGAGAAGATGGAGTCGAACAGCAGGGTCGGGTTCATCAGACGGCCTCCGCCTGGATGGCTTCGGGCGTCTGGACGCTGCCGGTCTCGGTCATGAATACGCTTTCCAGGTCGGCGCCGACCCAGCGGGCCTCGTCGATGTCGACGCCCTGTTCGATCAGGGCGCGCAGCAGGGCAGGGCCCTCGGCACGGGGGATGGCAGCCAGGACGGCGGAGCCTTCCAGCGTCCCCTTGTCGCCGAGCACGCCCATGATCTGGGCCAGGGGGGTGCCGGACAGGCGCAGGCGTTCGCCGCCGGCGGTCAGGTCCTTGACCAGACCCTCGCGGACCAGGGCACCCTTGTTCATGATGGCCACGCGGTCGCAGACGCGCTGGACCTCGAGCAACTGGTGGCTGGCCAGGACGACGGTGATGCCGTCCTTGTCGGCCAGGGAGCGGATAAGGGCCCGCATCTCC
Encoded proteins:
- a CDS encoding DNA-directed RNA polymerase subunit alpha — encoded protein: MIERNWQELIRPEKPQIELGSDAQRKARLVAEPLERGFGVTLGNALRRVLLSSLQGAAVTAIQIDGVVHEFSSLEGVREDVVDIVLNIKQLALRMHAEGPKRMTLRATGPGPVTAGQIDVPADIEVLNPDHVICTLDDGASVRMELTVQNGKGYVASEHNRPEDAPIGLIAVDALYSPVKRVAYRVEPTRQGQSLDYDKLVLEVETNGAVSPVDAVAYASRILQDQLQIFITFDEPKKAVEAVDGKPDLPFNPALLKKVDELELSVRSANCLKNDNIVYIGDLIQKTEGEMLRTPNFGRKSLNEIKEVLTSMGLSLGMDVPNWPPENIEDLAKKFDDQI
- the rplQ gene encoding 50S ribosomal protein L17, whose amino-acid sequence is MRHGAAHRKLGRTASHRTAMFANMAASLIKHEQITTTLPKAKELRPFVEKLVTLGKKGDLHARRQAISHVRDVTQVGKLFETLGPRYAERNGGYIRIMKAGFRHGDNAPMAVIEFVDRDVDAKGLDSGPVYTADADEE